The Harpia harpyja isolate bHarHar1 chromosome 13, bHarHar1 primary haplotype, whole genome shotgun sequence genome contains a region encoding:
- the ELMOD3 gene encoding ELMO domain-containing protein 3 isoform X2, with translation MVSCRLSCGKWGSLRAPQRSARSCVEPRKNGRLWKRYSQKKVRATARRQGLAALVRFLFGPPRLQPQLQGERELALAIAQCECPFHPNASCWPGRHHLYRGLDDNERVHMRILQTIYKKLTRSRLGCPRYGAHWEELGFQGADPGTDLRGTGMLGLMQMLYFVMDSQTLPLAQEIFKLSQHETQNFPFCIMSVNITRIIIQALREEHLSRECNRRQQVIAVLNDLYAAAFLQLYRVWKWQHKTVVDSGFLLKELELSTKKKPKQLLKSLEAYVNRSPTADGLQQPCSPSAGSGSQPGEEIHFMGVCDLQVELEGEARLI, from the exons ATGGTCTCCTGCAGGCTCTCGTGCGGGAAGTGGGGCAGCCTGCGGGCGCCG CAGAGATCAGCGAGGAGCTGCGTCGAGCCCAGGAAGAATGGGAGGCTGTGGAAGAGATACAGTCAG AAGAAAGTCCGGGCAACAGCACGCAGGCAAGGCCTGGCTGCTCTGGTTCGCTTCCTCTTCGGCCCTCCCCGGCTCCAGCCGCAGCTGCAGGGAGAGCGGGAGCTGGCTCTGGCCATAGCGCAGTGTGAGTGTCCCTTCCACCCCAACGCGAGCTGCTGGCCCGGCCGACATCACCTTTATC GTGGTTTGGATGATAATGAGAGAGTGCACATGAGAATCCTGCAGACCATTTACAAGAAGCTAACCCGCTCCAGGTTGGGCTGCCCGCGCTATGGGGCGCACTGGGAAGAGCTCGGCTTTCAAG GTGCGGATCCCGGGACTGACCTGCGAGGGACGGGGATGCTGGGCTTGATGCAGATGCTGTACTTCGTCATGGACTCTCAGACACTGCCTCTGGCTCAAGAGATTTTCAAGCTATCCCAGCATGAAACCCAG AATTTCCCCTTCTGCATCATGTCTGTGAACATCACCCGCATCATCATCCAGGCCCTGAGGGAGGAACATCTCTCCAG GGAATGCAACCGCAGGCAGCAAGTCATCGCCGTGCTGAACGACCTGTATGCGGCGGCCTTTCTGCAGCTCTACCGCGTCTGGAAATGGCAGCACAAGACCGTTGTCGACTCCGGCTTCCTCCTGAAGG AGCTGGAGTTATCCAccaaaaagaaaccaaagcagcTCCTGAAATCCCTGGAGGCCTACGTGAACCGAAGCCCCACGGCAGACGGCCTTCAGCAACCATGCTCTCCCTCTGCCGGCAGCGGCAGCCAGCCCGGCGAGGAGATCCACTTCATGGGCGTTTGTGACCTGCAGGTTGAGCTGGAAGGCGAAGCCCGACTGATCTGA
- the LOC128149954 gene encoding caspase-7-like, producing MSQPRQSRALVIVNTNFCSSDGDVVFGTRRGAKREAEKLSNILSRLNYKVKLMHNKTAKEIEDLYQQECCCEHGEYFVSVISSHGKEGVIFGCDSEPVKLTRIFQILSSEKCLALTKIPKIFFIQACRGAEFDQGVVVECDSGEPEPDCEPDCFSDYLSIPPQTVVMFACSPGYVAFLNAFGSMFLQALLKVLEGEERHLALNRLMTRINWEVAFCCQARGTYEGCKEMPCFVTNLLQEVFPFSAPIAEEADGV from the exons ATGTCCCAGCCAAGGCAAAGCCGGGCTCTTGTCATCGTCAACACCAATTTCTGCAGCAGCGACGGTGATGTGGTGTTTGGGACCCGGAGAGGAGCCAAGAGGGAAGCGGAAAAGCTTTCCAACATACTCTCACGGCTCAACTACAAGGTGAAACTGATGCATAACAAGACAGCCAAGGAGATAGAAGACCTTTACCAGCAAG AATGCTGCTGCGAGCATGGGGAGTACTTTGTGAGTGTCATCTCCAGCCATGGAAAGGAAGGGGTCATATTCGGTTGCGACTCAGAGCCGGTTAAACTGACCCGGATTTTCCAGATTTTATCCTCAGAGAAGTGCCTGGCGCTCACCAAAATACCCAAAATCTTCTTTATCCAG GCTTGCCGGGGGGCAGAATTCGACCAGGGGGTGGTTGTGGAATGTGACAGCGGAGAGCCTGAGCCAGACTGCGAGCCAGACTGCTTCTCAGACtacctctccatccctccccaaACTGTTGTGATGTTCGCCTGCAGCCCAG GCTACGTGGCCTTCCTCAACGCCTTTGGATCCATGTTCCTCCAGGCCCTGCTCAAGGTCCTGGAGGGAGAGGAACGTCACCTGGCCCTCAACCGCCTCATGACCCGAATTAACTGGGAGGTGGCCTTTTGCTGCCAGGCCAGGGGCACCTACGAGGGATGCAAGGAGATGCCCTGCTTCGTCACCAACCTGCTGCAGGAGGTCTTCCCCTTCTCGGCACCCATCGCAGAGGAGGCAGACGGTGTTTGA
- the RETSAT gene encoding all-trans-retinol 13,14-reductase, giving the protein MWLYALLFLALLLLLLLARSPWGAGGGPSPFAADTRRPPAPLVTDKAARRTVVKTVFSADKVPEGLDAIVVGSGIGGLAAAALLAKAGKRVLVLEQHGKLGGCCHTFSEKGFEFDTGIHYVGQMQEGSIIRFMVDQLTEGQLEWAQLPAVYDTVVLGEPSSGRTYRIYSGKKEYFQGLKEQFPGEGAAIDEFERLVKSVGRGTMLVGVLKMIPRVLAMLLCRSGLLPRLSPFCRLASRSLKEVVDGLTTNRELRAVFSYIFPTYGVVPSKASFSMHSILVNHFLHGAWYPKGGAGEIAFHIIPVIRKAGGNVFGKAPVQTILLDAQGKACGVSVKKGQDLVNIFAPVIISDAGIFNTYERLLPAEARALPEIQSQLRMATHGEGGFTVFVGLNGSREELGLEPTNYFMYPGNDLDEIMNRYLASSREAAAKNIPVIFVTCPSAKDPTWETRHPGKSTLAIVTFTKYEWFEEWKDEQVQKRGDDYEELKKTFVDTIMQVVFKLYPRIEDRIEYISGGTPLTNQHYIASPKGEFYGIDHSIARLQAKAIATVRAQTAVPNLYLTGQDLCLGGFVGALQGAFICASAVLKRNIYVDVARLKKRTQATDAKKRD; this is encoded by the exons ATGTGGCTGTACGCGCTGCTCttcctcgccctcctcctcctcctcctcctcgcccggTCCCCGTggggggcgggaggcggccccAGCCCCTTCGCCGCCGAtacccgccgcccgcccgccccgctcgtCACCGACAAGGCTGCCCGCAGGACGGTCGTCAAGACAG ttttctcAGCAGATAAAGTCCCCGAGGGGCTCGATGCCATCGTGGTGGGCAGCGGCATCGGGGGCCTGGCAGCTGCCGCGCTGCTGGCGAAGGCAGGCAAGCGGGTGCTGGTGCTGGAGCAGCACGGGaagctggggggctgctgccacaCCTTCAGCGAGAAGGGCTTCGAGTTTGACACCG GTATCCACTATGTGGGGCAGATGCAGGAGGGCTCCATCATCCGTTTCATGGTGGACCAGCTGACGGAGGGGCAGCTGGAGTGGGCTCAGCTGCCGGCCGTCTACGACACCGTGGTTTTGGGGGAGCCCAGCAGCGGCAGGACGTATCGCATCTATTCGGGGAAGAAGGAATATTTCCAAGGCCTGAAGGAGCAGTTTCCCGGGGAGGGGGCCGCTATTGATGAGTTTGAGCGGCTGGTGAAG AGCGTCGGCAGAGGGACCATGCTGGTGGGTGTCTTGAAAATGATCCCCCGggtgctggccatgctgctgtgcCGCTCGGGGCTGCTGCCACGGCTCAGCCCCTTCTGCCGGCTGGCATCGCGCAGCCTGAAGGAGGTGGTGGACGGTCTCACCACCAACCGCGAGCTCAGGGCCGTCTTCAGCTACATCTTCCCCACCTACG GCGTGGTCCCCTCGAAGGCCAGCTTCTCCATGCACAGCATCCTGGTGAACCACTTCCTCCACGGTGCGTGGTACCCCAAAGGGGGGGCTGGGGAAATTGCCTTCCACATCATTCCCGTTATCCGCAAAGCTGGAGGAAATGTGTTTGGAAAGGCACCAGTGCAGACGATTCTGCTGGACGCCCAGGGCAAAGCCTGCG GTGTGAGTGTCAAGAAAGGCCAAGATTTGGTGAACATCTTTGCTCCTGTTATCATTTCGGATGCTGGGATCTTCAACACCTACGAACGGCTCCTGCCAGCGGAGGCACGGGCTTTGCCTG AGATCCAGTCTCAGCTTCGCATGGCAACACACGGCGAAGGGGGTTTCACCGTCTTCGTAGGTCTCAATGGCTCAAGGGAagagctggggctggagcccaCCAACTACTTCATGTACCCAGGAAATGACCTGGATGAAAT AATGAATCGCTACCTGGCTTCTtccagagaagcagctgccaaGAACATCCCTGTCATATTTGTCACCTGCCCATCGGCCAAGGACCCCACCTGGGAAACAAGGCACCCAG GTAAATCCACGCTGGCCATCGTGACCTTCACCAAATATGAGTGGTTTGAGGAGTGGAAGGATGAGCAGGTCCAAAAACGGGGAGACGATTATGAGGAGTTGAAGAAGACCTTTGTGGACACCATCATGCAGGTTGTCTTCAAGCTCTACCCTCGCATCGAGGACAGG ATCGAGTACATCTCTGGAGGGACGCCCCTCACCAACCAGCACTACATCGCCAGCCCCAAGGGCGAGTTCTACGGCATTGACCACAGCATTGCCCGCCTGCAAGCCAAAGCCATTGCTACTGTGAGGGCACAGACGGCTGTCCCCAACCTCTACCTGACAG GGCAGGATTTGTGCCTGGGCGGCTTTGTGGGAGCCCTGCAAGGAGCCTTCATCTGCGCCAGCGCTGTCCTCAAGCGCAACATCTACGTCGACGTGGCACGGCTGAAAAAGCGCACGCAGGCTACCGATGCTAAGAAGAGGGACTAA
- the ELMOD3 gene encoding ELMO domain-containing protein 3 isoform X3 produces the protein MVSCRLSCGKWGSLRAPRSARSCVEPRKNGRLWKRYSQKKVRATARRQGLAALVRFLFGPPRLQPQLQGERELALAIAQCECPFHPNASCWPGRHHLYRGLDDNERVHMRILQTIYKKLTRSRLGCPRYGAHWEELGFQGADPGTDLRGTGMLGLMQMLYFVMDSQTLPLAQEIFKLSQHETQNFPFCIMSVNITRIIIQALREEHLSRECNRRQQVIAVLNDLYAAAFLQLYRVWKWQHKTVVDSGFLLKELELSTKKKPKQLLKSLEAYVNRSPTADGLQQPCSPSAGSGSQPGEEIHFMGVCDLQVELEGEARLI, from the exons ATGGTCTCCTGCAGGCTCTCGTGCGGGAAGTGGGGCAGCCTGCGGGCGCCG AGATCAGCGAGGAGCTGCGTCGAGCCCAGGAAGAATGGGAGGCTGTGGAAGAGATACAGTCAG AAGAAAGTCCGGGCAACAGCACGCAGGCAAGGCCTGGCTGCTCTGGTTCGCTTCCTCTTCGGCCCTCCCCGGCTCCAGCCGCAGCTGCAGGGAGAGCGGGAGCTGGCTCTGGCCATAGCGCAGTGTGAGTGTCCCTTCCACCCCAACGCGAGCTGCTGGCCCGGCCGACATCACCTTTATC GTGGTTTGGATGATAATGAGAGAGTGCACATGAGAATCCTGCAGACCATTTACAAGAAGCTAACCCGCTCCAGGTTGGGCTGCCCGCGCTATGGGGCGCACTGGGAAGAGCTCGGCTTTCAAG GTGCGGATCCCGGGACTGACCTGCGAGGGACGGGGATGCTGGGCTTGATGCAGATGCTGTACTTCGTCATGGACTCTCAGACACTGCCTCTGGCTCAAGAGATTTTCAAGCTATCCCAGCATGAAACCCAG AATTTCCCCTTCTGCATCATGTCTGTGAACATCACCCGCATCATCATCCAGGCCCTGAGGGAGGAACATCTCTCCAG GGAATGCAACCGCAGGCAGCAAGTCATCGCCGTGCTGAACGACCTGTATGCGGCGGCCTTTCTGCAGCTCTACCGCGTCTGGAAATGGCAGCACAAGACCGTTGTCGACTCCGGCTTCCTCCTGAAGG AGCTGGAGTTATCCAccaaaaagaaaccaaagcagcTCCTGAAATCCCTGGAGGCCTACGTGAACCGAAGCCCCACGGCAGACGGCCTTCAGCAACCATGCTCTCCCTCTGCCGGCAGCGGCAGCCAGCCCGGCGAGGAGATCCACTTCATGGGCGTTTGTGACCTGCAGGTTGAGCTGGAAGGCGAAGCCCGACTGATCTGA
- the ELMOD3 gene encoding ELMO domain-containing protein 3 isoform X4, translating to MVSCRLSCGKWGSLRAPQRSARSCVEPRKNGRLWKRYSQGWGGRQPVPHPQSPSMKRCSTSRQPTSLSAGYGQGPALSPSLGGSFSGLDDNERVHMRILQTIYKKLTRSRLGCPRYGAHWEELGFQGADPGTDLRGTGMLGLMQMLYFVMDSQTLPLAQEIFKLSQHETQNFPFCIMSVNITRIIIQALREEHLSRECNRRQQVIAVLNDLYAAAFLQLYRVWKWQHKTVVDSGFLLKELELSTKKKPKQLLKSLEAYVNRSPTADGLQQPCSPSAGSGSQPGEEIHFMGVCDLQVELEGEARLI from the exons ATGGTCTCCTGCAGGCTCTCGTGCGGGAAGTGGGGCAGCCTGCGGGCGCCG CAGAGATCAGCGAGGAGCTGCGTCGAGCCCAGGAAGAATGGGAGGCTGTGGAAGAGATACAGTCAG ggctgggggggacgtCAGCCAGTGCCGCACCCCCAATCTCCTTCAATGAAGCGCTGCAGTACTTCCAGACAGCCGACCTCTCTGAGTGCAGGGTACGGGCAGGGCCCCGCGCTCTCGCCCTCTCTCGGGGGTAGTTTTA GTGGTTTGGATGATAATGAGAGAGTGCACATGAGAATCCTGCAGACCATTTACAAGAAGCTAACCCGCTCCAGGTTGGGCTGCCCGCGCTATGGGGCGCACTGGGAAGAGCTCGGCTTTCAAG GTGCGGATCCCGGGACTGACCTGCGAGGGACGGGGATGCTGGGCTTGATGCAGATGCTGTACTTCGTCATGGACTCTCAGACACTGCCTCTGGCTCAAGAGATTTTCAAGCTATCCCAGCATGAAACCCAG AATTTCCCCTTCTGCATCATGTCTGTGAACATCACCCGCATCATCATCCAGGCCCTGAGGGAGGAACATCTCTCCAG GGAATGCAACCGCAGGCAGCAAGTCATCGCCGTGCTGAACGACCTGTATGCGGCGGCCTTTCTGCAGCTCTACCGCGTCTGGAAATGGCAGCACAAGACCGTTGTCGACTCCGGCTTCCTCCTGAAGG AGCTGGAGTTATCCAccaaaaagaaaccaaagcagcTCCTGAAATCCCTGGAGGCCTACGTGAACCGAAGCCCCACGGCAGACGGCCTTCAGCAACCATGCTCTCCCTCTGCCGGCAGCGGCAGCCAGCCCGGCGAGGAGATCCACTTCATGGGCGTTTGTGACCTGCAGGTTGAGCTGGAAGGCGAAGCCCGACTGATCTGA
- the ELMOD3 gene encoding ELMO domain-containing protein 3 isoform X1 — protein sequence MSGGTGASERPEERHRLPPPGKSLPISALRQNGLLQALVREVGQPAGAAEISEELRRAQEEWEAVEEIQSGLGGTSASAAPPISFNEALQYFQTADLSECRKKVRATARRQGLAALVRFLFGPPRLQPQLQGERELALAIAQCECPFHPNASCWPGRHHLYRGLDDNERVHMRILQTIYKKLTRSRLGCPRYGAHWEELGFQGADPGTDLRGTGMLGLMQMLYFVMDSQTLPLAQEIFKLSQHETQNFPFCIMSVNITRIIIQALREEHLSRECNRRQQVIAVLNDLYAAAFLQLYRVWKWQHKTVVDSGFLLKELELSTKKKPKQLLKSLEAYVNRSPTADGLQQPCSPSAGSGSQPGEEIHFMGVCDLQVELEGEARLI from the exons ATGAGCGGAGGCACCGGAGCCTCGGAGCGGCCTGAGGAGCGGCACCGTTTACCCCCGCCCGGCAAGTCCCTCCCC ATCTCGGCTCTGAGGCAAAATGGTCTCCTGCAGGCTCTCGTGCGGGAAGTGGGGCAGCCTGCGGGCGCCG CAGAGATCAGCGAGGAGCTGCGTCGAGCCCAGGAAGAATGGGAGGCTGTGGAAGAGATACAGTCAG ggctgggggggacgtCAGCCAGTGCCGCACCCCCAATCTCCTTCAATGAAGCGCTGCAGTACTTCCAGACAGCCGACCTCTCTGAGTGCAGG AAGAAAGTCCGGGCAACAGCACGCAGGCAAGGCCTGGCTGCTCTGGTTCGCTTCCTCTTCGGCCCTCCCCGGCTCCAGCCGCAGCTGCAGGGAGAGCGGGAGCTGGCTCTGGCCATAGCGCAGTGTGAGTGTCCCTTCCACCCCAACGCGAGCTGCTGGCCCGGCCGACATCACCTTTATC GTGGTTTGGATGATAATGAGAGAGTGCACATGAGAATCCTGCAGACCATTTACAAGAAGCTAACCCGCTCCAGGTTGGGCTGCCCGCGCTATGGGGCGCACTGGGAAGAGCTCGGCTTTCAAG GTGCGGATCCCGGGACTGACCTGCGAGGGACGGGGATGCTGGGCTTGATGCAGATGCTGTACTTCGTCATGGACTCTCAGACACTGCCTCTGGCTCAAGAGATTTTCAAGCTATCCCAGCATGAAACCCAG AATTTCCCCTTCTGCATCATGTCTGTGAACATCACCCGCATCATCATCCAGGCCCTGAGGGAGGAACATCTCTCCAG GGAATGCAACCGCAGGCAGCAAGTCATCGCCGTGCTGAACGACCTGTATGCGGCGGCCTTTCTGCAGCTCTACCGCGTCTGGAAATGGCAGCACAAGACCGTTGTCGACTCCGGCTTCCTCCTGAAGG AGCTGGAGTTATCCAccaaaaagaaaccaaagcagcTCCTGAAATCCCTGGAGGCCTACGTGAACCGAAGCCCCACGGCAGACGGCCTTCAGCAACCATGCTCTCCCTCTGCCGGCAGCGGCAGCCAGCCCGGCGAGGAGATCCACTTCATGGGCGTTTGTGACCTGCAGGTTGAGCTGGAAGGCGAAGCCCGACTGATCTGA
- the ADRA2B gene encoding alpha-2B adrenergic receptor: MEGPEGGYSVQATAAIAAAITFLVLFTITGNVLVIMAVLRSRSLRAPQNLFLVSLAAADILVATLIIPFSLANELLGYWYFEKTWCEIYLALDVLFCTSSIVHLCAISLDRYWSVSRAIEYNAKRTPRRIKCSIFIVWTIAAIISLPPLVYKGEKKAAAGGRPQCKLNEEAWYVLSSSVGSFFAPCLIMILVYLRIYLIAKRRHRSHPASTKPPGSVPPNVTPPAGAEPPGTCPPADRTSLLSPEEPPTSPKPGAGTSPQPGGRPRDTLATGTGRVVLAHRPPALNPWRRKTQINREKRFTFVLAVVIGVFVLCWFPFFFLYSLGALCPQRCKVPDGVFQFFFWIGYCNSSLNPVIYTVFNQDFRKAFRRLLCRRRAPTPW, translated from the coding sequence ATGGAGGGCCCTGAGGGCGGTTACTCGGTGCAGGCCAccgccgccatcgccgccgccaTCACcttcttggtgctcttcaccatCACGGGCAACGTGCTGGTCATCATGGCCGTGCTGCGCAGCCGCTCGCTGCGGGCGCCCCAGAATCTCTTCTTGGTGTCGTTGGCGGCCGCCGACATCTTGGTGGCCACCCTCATCATCCCCTTCTCCTTGGCCAACGAGCTCCTGGGCTACTGGTACTTCGAGAAGACGTGGTGCGAGATCTACCTGGCTTTGGACGTGCTTTTCTGCACCTCGTCCATCGTCCACCTCTGCGCCATCAGCCTGGACCGTTACTGGTCGGTCAGCCGCGCCATCGAGTACAACGCCAAGCGGACGCCGCGGCGCATCAAGTGCAGCATCTTCATCGTCTGGACCATCGCCGCCATCATCTCCCTCCCGCCCTTGGTCTACAAGGGGGAGAagaaggcggcggcgggggggcggccccAGTGCAAGCTCAACGAGGAGGCCTGGTACGTCCTCTCCTCCAGCGTCGGCTCCTTCTTCGCCCCGTGTCTCATCATGATCCTCGTCTACCTGCGCATCTACCTGATCGCCAAACGCCGCCACCGCTCCCACCCCGCCAGCACCAAACCACCGGGATCGGTGCCGCCAAACGTCACCCCCCCAGCTGGTGCGGAACCCCCGGGGACCTGCCCGCCGGCGGACAGGACCTCGCTGCTGAGCCCCGAGGAGCCCCCGACGTCCCCCAAGCCTGGGGCAGGGACGTCCCCGCAGCCCGGGGGACGCCCCCGGGACACCTTGGCCACCGGGACGGGGCGGGTGGTGTTGGCACATCGGCCACCGGCGTTGAACCCTTGGAGGAGGAAGACTCAGATCAACCGGGAGAAACGTTTCACCTTCGTCTTGGCCGTGGTCATCGGCGTCTTCGTCCTCTGCTGgttccccttcttcttcctctacAGCCTGGGCGCGCtctgtccccagcgctgcaaggTCCCCGACGGCGTCTTCCAGTTCTTCTTCTGGATCGGTTACTGCAACAGCTCCCTCAACCCCGTCATCTACACCGTCTTCAACCAGGACTTCCGCAAGGCTTTCCGACGCCtcctctgccgccgccgagccccaACGCCCTGGTGA